The Pyrococcus kukulkanii genome contains a region encoding:
- the tpiA gene encoding triose-phosphate isomerase, protein MAKLEEPIIAVNFKTYIEATGKRALEIAKAAEKVYKETGVTIVVAPQLADLRMIAEAVEIPVFAQHIDPIKPGSHTGHVLPEAVKEAGAVGTLLNHSENRMILADLEAAIRRAEEVGLITMVCSNNPAVSAAVAALNPDYVAVEPPELIGTGIPVSKAKPEVITNTVELVKKVNPDVKVLCGAGISTGEDVKKAIELGTVGVLLASGVTKAKDPEKAIRDLVSGIIGKD, encoded by the coding sequence ATGGCGAAGCTTGAGGAGCCTATTATTGCAGTCAACTTCAAGACGTACATCGAGGCTACTGGAAAGAGGGCTTTGGAGATCGCTAAGGCTGCTGAAAAAGTTTACAAGGAGACCGGCGTAACGATAGTTGTTGCTCCCCAGCTTGCTGACCTAAGGATGATTGCTGAGGCAGTAGAAATTCCAGTTTTTGCCCAGCATATTGATCCGATAAAACCTGGAAGCCACACTGGTCACGTTCTTCCCGAGGCTGTTAAGGAAGCTGGGGCCGTTGGTACTTTACTCAACCACTCCGAAAACAGGATGATCCTAGCTGATCTTGAGGCAGCTATAAGGAGGGCTGAAGAAGTTGGTCTAATTACCATGGTTTGCTCAAACAACCCCGCCGTAAGTGCAGCTGTAGCAGCATTAAATCCTGATTACGTAGCAGTTGAGCCCCCAGAGCTCATAGGAACTGGGATTCCGGTGAGCAAGGCTAAGCCTGAAGTAATAACGAACACCGTCGAGCTCGTTAAGAAGGTCAATCCTGACGTCAAGGTTCTTTGTGGTGCAGGAATAAGCACTGGTGAGGACGTGAAGAAGGCAATAGAGCTTGGAACGGTTGGAGTTCTTCTAGCAAGTGGAGTTACAAAGGCAAAAGATCCAGAAAAGGCAATAAGGGATCTAGTTTCGGGAATAATAGGAAAGGATTAA
- a CDS encoding Gfo/Idh/MocA family protein produces MPERLKVGVIGCGNIFNLAHKPALKAMRKTVKVVAVMDIDEEAAKKAGKELNAKALTNLDEFLEQDMDVVEILTPTYTHADLTIKALKAGKHVIVEKPIALTVEEAEKMIKEAEQQGLKLFVGHVRRFDKRWRQIKDVIKSRNILPMQIRKTEVQHLPFPADYWYWDESKSGGVVIDLGVHVTDFLRWFFESEPIEVFAIGKAIRGEARVNKTYDHVVMFIKFEGDKTGIAEVSWSYPLPAKYGVFYHHLDIIGKNGRIRYTPLDTPVVGVVKSTFEMPRFSPMLSTFPEAFEAELRHFFECIRSDCEPVVTAKDALIALYIAEKARESIRKGEPVKLEVM; encoded by the coding sequence ATGCCAGAGAGACTCAAAGTTGGCGTGATAGGCTGTGGAAACATCTTTAACTTAGCTCACAAGCCCGCATTAAAGGCAATGAGAAAAACTGTAAAGGTAGTTGCAGTAATGGATATAGACGAGGAAGCAGCAAAGAAGGCAGGAAAAGAACTAAATGCCAAGGCCTTAACTAACTTAGATGAGTTCCTAGAGCAGGATATGGATGTAGTCGAAATACTAACACCAACCTACACGCATGCAGATCTTACAATAAAAGCGCTAAAGGCTGGCAAGCATGTGATAGTCGAGAAGCCAATAGCTTTAACGGTAGAGGAAGCAGAAAAAATGATCAAAGAGGCAGAACAACAAGGGCTTAAGCTTTTCGTTGGCCACGTAAGGAGATTTGACAAGAGATGGAGACAAATTAAGGATGTTATTAAGTCCAGAAACATTCTCCCAATGCAAATTAGGAAAACTGAAGTGCAACATTTACCATTCCCCGCCGACTACTGGTATTGGGACGAAAGCAAGAGTGGTGGAGTTGTTATAGACCTCGGCGTTCATGTGACAGACTTCTTGAGATGGTTCTTTGAGAGCGAGCCCATTGAAGTGTTCGCAATAGGAAAAGCGATAAGGGGAGAGGCAAGAGTAAACAAGACTTACGATCACGTTGTAATGTTCATAAAGTTTGAAGGAGACAAAACAGGAATAGCTGAGGTAAGCTGGAGCTACCCATTACCGGCCAAGTATGGCGTCTTCTACCATCACCTCGACATAATTGGTAAGAACGGAAGGATAAGATATACTCCACTAGACACCCCAGTAGTGGGAGTAGTGAAGAGCACTTTTGAGATGCCAAGATTTTCTCCAATGCTCTCAACGTTCCCTGAGGCATTTGAGGCAGAGCTTAGGCACTTCTTTGAGTGCATAAGAAGCGACTGTGAGCCCGTTGTTACCGCGAAAGATGCTTTAATAGCCCTCTATATAGCGGAAAAAGCAAGAGAGAGCATCAGAAAGGGTGAACCTGTTAAGTTGGAGGTGATGTAA
- a CDS encoding glycosyltransferase, whose product MRVVVGIPSYNNADTIGFVVKQAAEGLKKYFGGGIIVNADGGSTDGTRDVVLSTKVPDGVEVYSFVYKWPIPGKGSAMKEIMEFAREKDADAVVFVDSDLRSITPEWIYKFAKPIEQGYDFVAPLYLRHKWDGTITNNIAYPMTASLYGFDIRQPIGGDFGISAEMISIYLEDEDVWRTDVARFGVDIFLTTTAIANKRKVIQVSLGMKIHNPKDPAASLGPMFNQVVGTLFMLMKKYEEVWKDVKEIRPVETWGEEVKGEPEEVKVTLELLKQKSKELFEKEKDILRKILSEETFSGVVKALESFEFSDELWARVLFDGAVAYKNGVIKNAEPLIPLYFAKTADFVIKTMDMTTMEAERLIRERARTFLKEKDYLIERWFT is encoded by the coding sequence ATGAGAGTGGTTGTTGGAATCCCAAGCTATAACAACGCTGACACGATAGGATTCGTTGTAAAGCAGGCAGCTGAGGGTCTAAAGAAGTACTTTGGTGGAGGGATAATAGTAAATGCTGACGGTGGGAGTACGGATGGAACAAGGGACGTTGTCCTTTCAACTAAGGTTCCTGATGGAGTTGAAGTCTATAGCTTTGTCTATAAGTGGCCAATCCCGGGAAAGGGAAGTGCAATGAAAGAAATAATGGAGTTTGCAAGGGAAAAGGATGCGGATGCCGTCGTATTTGTGGATAGTGATTTGAGAAGCATTACTCCAGAGTGGATATACAAGTTCGCTAAACCGATTGAGCAAGGCTATGATTTCGTAGCCCCCCTGTACTTGAGGCATAAGTGGGATGGGACTATAACCAATAACATAGCATATCCCATGACGGCTTCCCTGTATGGGTTTGATATACGGCAACCAATTGGGGGAGACTTTGGGATAAGTGCAGAGATGATAAGTATTTACCTTGAAGATGAGGACGTGTGGAGGACTGACGTTGCAAGGTTCGGCGTTGATATATTCCTTACAACGACTGCAATCGCAAACAAAAGGAAGGTGATACAGGTTAGTTTGGGCATGAAGATACACAATCCAAAGGATCCCGCTGCGTCATTAGGTCCGATGTTTAACCAGGTTGTCGGTACCCTGTTCATGTTAATGAAGAAATACGAGGAAGTCTGGAAAGATGTTAAGGAGATAAGACCCGTTGAAACTTGGGGAGAGGAAGTTAAAGGGGAACCTGAAGAAGTTAAAGTGACGCTTGAATTATTAAAACAAAAATCAAAGGAGCTGTTCGAGAAAGAAAAAGACATTTTGAGAAAGATCCTTAGTGAAGAAACGTTTAGTGGCGTAGTAAAAGCTCTTGAAAGCTTTGAGTTCTCGGATGAACTTTGGGCGAGGGTTCTCTTTGACGGTGCAGTTGCGTACAAGAATGGAGTTATAAAAAATGCAGAACCCTTAATACCTCTATACTTTGCTAAGACAGCTGATTTCGTGATAAAGACTATGGATATGACCACGATGGAGGCTGAAAGGCTCATCAGGGAGAGAGCTAGAACGTTCTTAAAGGAGAAGGACTACCTTATAGAAAGATGGTTTACTTGA
- a CDS encoding Gfo/Idh/MocA family protein, whose product MVRFGVISYAHPHALRYASTIRASRRAKLVAISGDGANANIAKMEARKYGAKFYPNYEELLKDKTVEAVYIAIETYRHKEVAIRAAEEGKHILLEKPIALTIEDAKDIIKAAKKAGVKLMVPFNPRFTQPLKKAKEMVDSGEIGKLEYIYAISEYVKPPMFLEGIDTSWFFDPKKSGGGGFMDTAPHGIDSLFWLTESEPVRVYADIGSKIWGFKVDDIGTALIEFKNNVVALLTAGWANPRGYPYGLEIKYYIVGDDGFLDIRTAYPDFTVYQERTEKIYWERPDVEGVINAFIDAIQQDKEPPITGEDALKNLAVVLAAYESTKTGKAVKVEL is encoded by the coding sequence ATGGTGAGGTTTGGAGTTATAAGCTATGCTCATCCTCACGCCCTAAGGTATGCATCAACAATAAGGGCTAGCAGGAGGGCAAAGCTCGTCGCGATTTCTGGTGACGGAGCAAATGCAAACATCGCTAAGATGGAGGCAAGAAAGTACGGAGCAAAGTTCTATCCCAATTATGAGGAGCTCCTTAAGGATAAGACCGTGGAGGCTGTTTACATAGCTATAGAGACCTACAGACACAAAGAGGTAGCGATAAGGGCAGCTGAAGAGGGAAAGCACATTCTTTTAGAAAAGCCAATAGCCCTCACAATAGAGGATGCAAAGGATATCATAAAAGCTGCAAAGAAAGCTGGAGTAAAGTTAATGGTTCCCTTCAATCCAAGATTCACCCAACCCTTAAAGAAGGCTAAGGAAATGGTAGATAGTGGCGAGATAGGCAAATTGGAGTACATTTACGCCATCTCGGAATACGTTAAGCCACCTATGTTCCTTGAGGGCATAGACACAAGCTGGTTCTTCGATCCAAAGAAAAGCGGTGGAGGGGGCTTCATGGATACAGCTCCACACGGAATAGACTCACTATTCTGGCTGACCGAAAGCGAGCCCGTTAGAGTTTACGCTGACATAGGATCAAAGATCTGGGGATTCAAGGTTGACGATATTGGAACAGCCTTAATAGAGTTCAAGAACAACGTAGTTGCACTGCTAACAGCAGGATGGGCAAATCCAAGAGGATACCCCTATGGATTGGAGATTAAATACTACATAGTCGGAGATGACGGCTTCCTTGACATCAGAACAGCTTATCCAGACTTTACCGTTTACCAAGAGAGAACTGAAAAGATATACTGGGAGAGGCCAGATGTTGAGGGGGTAATAAACGCCTTCATAGATGCAATTCAGCAGGACAAGGAACCACCAATTACTGGAGAGGACGCCCTCAAGAACCTTGCAGTAGTTTTGGCGGCATATGAATCAACAAAAACAGGGAAAGCGGTAAAAGTAGAGCTTTAA